TCCATTCAAGTTTTCGAGAAGGTattaaatttggaaaacttCTTGTCTGTGTGGGATTTTAAACGCTCTCTCTTCATTTGGGACCATTTTTTATTCGTTCTCTCTTTtcctgaaaatgaaaatgatatgGAAGTCACATTTGACACTTTATTGGACCGTTTAATCCTATTTAAAGTTTTTAGGACTGCTGACTCCTATTTTCTAGCATTGTCAGGGAGATATATATCCTAGTATTTTAAAGCAAACATTTCGAGTAGACAATTGTTAGTTGTCAATTGTACTTTTTCTTGCATTAGTAGACAAATATTACACCGAAAAGGCTATTTGATTTAggaattaaaagaaattttagTTAGTAAGAATCCATGTTCCatggaaaaagaggaaaaaaaacacacacacgcacacacatAGTGAATTACTTAGAAGGGATATGAGATATCGATCTAAAATGAGCATGCATGGCTGGGATGTTGCGCAGGGCCACGGGCGAGCATGATGTGCAGTTTAGAGTGTTGTACTGTGGGATCTGTCACTCGGATCTTTCTATGGCCAAGAATGAATGGGGCTGGACCGTGTACCCTAATGTACCAGGGTAAGACTGAATTACAATGCTAATCTTCCATTTTTACGTGTTCAATTCATGAGTGATTAGCGTGTGGACATCATATGGAGTTTTTGCTAATGAGTTTTTGCTAATCTTCCATTTTGAAGCTTTGATGAAAAATTTGGTCCACCCCATATTTGATAATATTATCTGCAAATATAAGAAGTAATTGTTGGATTGTCCtgtattttcttttctcctcgtGTGGAAATTTTGGACTATTGAAAGTAAAGGATAACCCCTTCATACATCTTCCAACTTGGAAAGGAACAAGTTATAATTAATCTATTATGAGCAAAGTGGCATAAAGAAAATGAGTATGATTTGTCATATGACTGAATTCATAAAGATGGCGATATTGTGAATGGATTGATGCAGCCATGAAATTGTGGGTGTGGTAACTGAGGTTGGCAACAAGGTGGAGAAATTTAAGGTTGGTGACAAAGTAGGCGTGGGCGCCCTACTAGCATCATGTCGCAACTGCGACATGTGTGCCCAAGATCTTGAAGTTTACTGCGCACAAAAGATATTCTCTACCGGCGCAATTGACACGGATGGAAACCCCACACACGGTGGCTTCTGCGATCTCATGGTAGCTGACGAGCACTATGTTATCCGGTGGCCTGAGAATTTGCCTATGGATGCTGGTGCACCACTCCTGTGTGCTGGGATCACTACCTATAGCCCCTTGAGATACTTTGGACTTGATAAACCTGGAATCCATGTTGGCATTGTTGGCCTTGGTGGGCTTGGCCATTTAGCTGTGAAAATTGCCAAGGCTTTTGGTGCAAAGGTGACTGTCATCAGCACATCCGCTAGCAAAATGCAGGAAGCTATACAAAAACTTGGTGCAGATGCATTCTTGGTCAGCAGTGACCCTGAGCAGATGAAGGTAACTagtactatttttttttatttgtcgatACGATAGCTTCCTACACTATAGGGAGGGGGAGGACTTGAAGAAGTCCTGAGATAACTCGGAGGGGACTGAACTACCACCGGACCAGACGGGTGTactacacactcgcctagattTTTTAAGCAAGACCACATTTAATTGTGGCAGATTGGTGGGAGGTAATTAGTACCATTGCTATAGGAGAATTGAATATATCAGAGTGTGTTACAGCATTATACCAAATCAtcttttcaaataatctcctatccacaGTTGTCAAGGGTCTTATATTCCTCATCCTTGAATGAGAGGATTCAGCTGCAACTGTTTGCATTTTCCCTTCCCACTGCGTCCTTTTGGTAATGATATATCAGGTGAGACACAAGCAGTTTTCTGATTGTCATTGATTCATAAATCGTTGAGCAGGCTGCAGTTAGCACTATGGATGGAATTCTTGATACTGTTTCAGCAAATCACCCGATTGTCCATTTACTCAATTTATTGAAGCCTCAAGGGAAGCTTATAATGCTTGGTATATCTGAAAAGCCACCCGAGCTGCCTACAATTCCTGTCATAATGGGTAAGTTTTTAACAATTTGGCGTTCCCTTTTCAGTTGGCCCAGTAATAAGATGGTGTTTATCTAACTTGCAAAATGAGTGATCAACAGGGAGAAAGACTATTGCCGGGAGTGCCATTGGAGGCATGAAGGAAACCCAAGAAATGGTCGATTTTGCAGCGAAGCACAACATATTAGCAGATATAGAGATCATCCCAATCGACTATGCCAACACTGCAATGGAACGCCTCAAGAAAGCCGATGTCAAGTATCGATTTGTGATCGACATTGGCAATTCACTGAAATCTGCCTAAAATGATTGTTCCATTTTCTTAATCAAGCTAGTATGTGATTTGTTTGAGAGTTCAGTTCAACCATTCCATTCAACTCAACAACACACACACTGAAAGTAACTTAAAGCTTCGCCAAAGCTAGAATAGCTAACTCACTAGCTATGTATTAAAATACACTTGCTAGCTGTTTAATGATGCTAAAAATAGTTAAAAGTCAAACAAGCCTTACCAAATCAAAGTTTCAACTTCTTTTTGTTGAAATTTATGTGGGCCAAAAATGTCCGATTGATTATAATTCAACTAATTCTTAATTCAACCATCTTGAAACCTCCGCCTAAAAGTGAAAAGTTGAAGTTGAGTTTCAGATCACCGGAACTTTTTTGTAATCGTGGTTGAGTGGTGGCACAGAAGCCACGTGTGATGAAccacgagaaaaaaaaaaaagagaaaaatgtaTGGATAATTACTGGGAATAATTGACAGTATTGGTGCGGTAAGAGCAAAATTTGTCAAATGTCTTCAAAACCACCTCTAAATAGATTACGGATTGTATTTACAGCCCAACAATGAttttaatttcctttttcttttcctaattcttaaTCTTGTTGTTGGTAGTTTTTTTCCCTAATTATTCTATTTATAACGCTTGCAGAGGCTCAAAGGTAATATGATCGTGTTTGATGTACATTACGGTATATATACTTGATCAACATGAATGGAACAACTAGCAGTAACGTCCACTAACCACATTATTATCTTCTAGTAGAGAAGTATTAGATTATGTCCACTATTATTTCTCATTTATGACTTAAGTTTTCACATTGATTAGCTCATTAGCAGACAGAAATTTATTCTAATTCCAATCTGGAACAAGGTGGTGTAATGATGAAAACCTATATCCATCATGAAGTTAATGATATGGATTCCGAAATGCCATCCAAACAATTCTATGGGAAAAGAAACATAATTAGtgtatttggaaaaattttcctaagacaaacacattttttaaataatatttttattttttaatcacaCTTTCTCTCAAATAAATTATATTGACTACAGCGATTATTCTAaaacattttttaaataatctTCAATCCAATACGTTATGGAATATATCCCATAGACTAATTAAGAATCTAAATTCAAAGCTCAAAATAGTAGTGGAGGCCCGGTGCATTATATCTACAGCCAAAAATTGGACCACCATGCCCCTGGGGAAAGAAATGTAACCTTGGCCAATGTaggaaaaatcatttaaaacgtGAATCACattttattaaataaattttttccttcactttttaAACATTAACTTTACATTTCTTACAAATTTAATTTAGTAAGGTTTGATTCCAACCTAAGTTTTGGACTAATTTTTAAGCTGAAATCACTATGTGATCAACATACAGTTATTAGATCCCACTCTTTTAGTAACAAAAACAAATATAGATTGGatcaagtttcacctttttagggaaaaataaatatagattGACTTAAATCCTACATTTTTTAGTGGCAAAATGAATATGAATCAATCGTTTGTAAAGAGTTATGGCTTTATGATGCGGTAGTAGTACTTAAGATTATTTTTTAAGTGGTAATTTTTAATGAAGCAAACAAAGTGGTCTATAAATATTTTTGTCTAGTAAAAGGGTAGCTtaggatttttaaaaattttgtcaatAGCAAAAGTAAGGGAGGCAAgtgattatttttaaaatttcaggGGTACTAActgatattaagagaaacctcaggggaggtttctgatattatcccaaATGCAAAATCTCATAGCCCAAACGAAAGGAAGCGAAAAAAGGGGGCAGAGTTTTTTCACCTTTGGTGAAGTAATGGCAAAGTCACCAGAGACAGGGCATCCAGTGGAGGTCTTTGGGTGGGCCGCAAGAGACTCATCTGGGCATCTCTCTCCATTCAAGTTTTCCAGAAGGTACCTAACTGTATACATATTTGGATTTTCAAAGCATATTTccctggtttttttttttttgggtttgctTTTCACTTTCTTGGGAAAATTACGCCAAAATCACACTTTAAAAGTTTGTCATTTtcaaagcattttttttttcctttgttgcCTTCCAAAGTTTGTCATTTTGTAAACAAAAATACATCTCCTTGAGGTAAATAACGCTTTGACTCCATGCAAATTTTAGTAGACTAGAATCCTGATTATGTAGCAGATCAGATATGATTCCAGACACCAAATGTGAAagattaaaaatgaaaaaagaagttATTATCATGATTATTGTCCtttcttttgggtttttttGGACTTTAAAGTAGTGGACTTGTGATTGTTTGTGATATTGCAGGGCGAATGGTGAGCGTGATGTGCAGTTCAAGGTGTTGTACTGTGGAATCTGTCACTCGGATCTTCATTTCATCAAGAATGATTGGGGCTTTACTTTGTATCCTACTGTACCGGGGTAAGACTGAATTCCAAAGATAATCTTCCGTATAATAGTACAGTTTTCTCTGTTCAGTAACAAAATAGAGATAGGCATGGGATCTGCAGGTAGAGACAATTGTATCGAGCTAGATTTGCCCTTTAGTGCCAAAAGATATTACTTGGAATTTTAGAATTTGCACagtggcttttttttttttttttttaaagacttATCCTGTCCTTCTGAAATGAAATGTAGGCGGATGGATAAATATGCATACAAAAGGTGAATTTGATAGTTTTTTTACCCTCAGAATGAATTAATATATTTCTGCCAAAAGTGTATGGGCATATGTGTGCTTATCTTTGCCTTGCCTTTGTGGGCATCAGAAGAAGAAGCcctaaaaataataattgttgTAAATATAATCTACCATGGCCTAAGAGTTAAAAGATTTCTTTACATGAGTAGGTGGAAATGCATAACACATATATGAAGAGAATATTTTAAATGTAATAGAGATTATGTGTCATGCGTCCTCACTGGTCTATTGAATTcgccatttttttttcactcgTGTTTTTGCTTAAATATATACCGATTCTTTCAAAGTAccaacaaaaataagaagtaaATTGGATTTTCCTGcctttttcaatcatttcactTTACTTAAGCTTCTCTAAAGATGGTGATGGAAAAGCTGTTGAAACTGAAAATATGGTCTCCATTTTAAAAGTTTTGACTATCAGAAGTAGATGAGAATCCCTGCAAACGATTTTTTACTTGAAAAAATTACAATCAAGTGATTATGTACAAATGGTCATAAGTGAGCTGTGAGAATAcaatgaattgtgatttttcaTGAAACCAAGTTTAAAGAGATGCTGACCATCTGGATTTGATTGATGCAGTCATGAAATTGTGGGTGTGGTAACCAAGGTTGGCAGCAAGGTGGAGAAAGTTAAGGTTGGTGATAAAGTAGGCATGGGTGCCCTAGGCGCATCATGTCGCAACTGTGAAATGTGTTGCCAAGATCTTGAAGCTTACTGCTCAGAGAAAGTATTCACACATGGCTCAATTGACAAGCATGGAGAACCCACACAAGGTGGC
This sequence is a window from Coffea eugenioides isolate CCC68of chromosome 7, Ceug_1.0, whole genome shotgun sequence. Protein-coding genes within it:
- the LOC113777397 gene encoding 8-hydroxygeraniol dehydrogenase-like isoform X2, giving the protein MARSPETQYPVQVIGWAAHDSSGHLSPFKFSRRATGEHDVQFRVLYCGICHSDLSMAKNEWGWTVYPNVPGHEIVGVVTEVGNKVEKFKVGDKVGVGALLASCRNCDMCAQDLEVYCAQKIFSTGAIDTDGNPTHGGFCDLMVADEHYVIRWPENLPMDAGAPLLCAGITTYSPLRYFGLDKPGIHVGIVGLGGLGHLAVKIAKAFGAKVTVISTSASKMQEAIQKLGADAFLVSSDPEQMKVTISTMDGILDTVSANHPIVHLLNLLKPQGKLIMLGISEKPPELPTIPVIMGRKTIAGSAIGGMKETQEMVDFAAKHNILADIEIIPIDYANTAMERLKKADVKYRFVIDIGNSLKSA
- the LOC113777397 gene encoding 8-hydroxygeraniol dehydrogenase-like isoform X1 gives rise to the protein MARSPETQYPVQVIGWAAHDSSGHLSPFKFSRRATGEHDVQFRVLYCGICHSDLSMAKNEWGWTVYPNVPGHEIVGVVTEVGNKVEKFKVGDKVGVGALLASCRNCDMCAQDLEVYCAQKIFSTGAIDTDGNPTHGGFCDLMVADEHYVIRWPENLPMDAGAPLLCAGITTYSPLRYFGLDKPGIHVGIVGLGGLGHLAVKIAKAFGAKVTVISTSASKMQEAIQKLGADAFLVSSDPEQMKAAVSTMDGILDTVSANHPIVHLLNLLKPQGKLIMLGISEKPPELPTIPVIMGRKTIAGSAIGGMKETQEMVDFAAKHNILADIEIIPIDYANTAMERLKKADVKYRFVIDIGNSLKSA